Proteins co-encoded in one Syntrophorhabdaceae bacterium genomic window:
- the ispE gene encoding 4-(cytidine 5'-diphospho)-2-C-methyl-D-erythritol kinase has product MKGTYLAPAKVNLLLKVLSKRDDGYHNIFSVVDLVSLYDVLHIEDDPSGRVVVEDDKALLPEGEKNTVYRAIMLVKKKFGVSRGARVFMEKNIPIGSGLGGPSSDAATALKAVAGIWGLDISRADLMALGASVGADVPLFLYGKPCVMEGIGERITPISLPLMHYLIVYPNVLLSTPEVYKRLRIVLTKGENDIKLSGNLVTAFDVSRILENDLEDVGILMCPTIKVVKERLIASGSIGALMSGSGSSVFGIFENETEAGRGSVSLDGTGSRFIVHSI; this is encoded by the coding sequence ATGAAGGGAACTTATCTGGCGCCCGCCAAGGTGAATCTTTTACTCAAGGTGCTTTCGAAAAGGGATGATGGATACCATAACATATTCAGCGTGGTCGACCTCGTATCCCTTTACGATGTTCTGCATATAGAGGACGATCCGTCGGGAAGGGTGGTGGTGGAGGACGACAAGGCCCTTCTTCCGGAGGGCGAAAAGAATACCGTCTACAGGGCTATCATGCTCGTCAAAAAGAAGTTCGGCGTCTCGCGGGGGGCGAGAGTGTTCATGGAAAAGAACATTCCCATCGGCAGCGGCCTGGGCGGGCCGAGCAGCGACGCGGCCACCGCACTGAAGGCGGTCGCGGGAATTTGGGGACTGGACATCAGCCGGGCCGACCTTATGGCTCTGGGCGCCTCGGTGGGGGCGGATGTGCCTCTCTTCCTGTATGGAAAGCCATGCGTGATGGAAGGCATAGGGGAGAGAATAACCCCCATTTCACTTCCTCTAATGCATTATCTCATCGTCTATCCGAACGTGCTTTTATCCACCCCGGAGGTATATAAGCGACTAAGAATCGTGTTGACAAAGGGGGAAAATGATATTAAATTGAGTGGGAATCTTGTAACTGCTTTCGACGTTTCGCGCATTTTGGAGAACGACCTTGAAGATGTCGGAATACTAATGTGCCCTACAATTAAAGTAGTAAAAGAAAGGCTGATCGCTTCCGGCTCTATCGGGGCATTAATGAGCGGAAGCGGTTCTTCGGTGTTCGGTATATTCGAAAATGAGACTGAAGCGGGAAGGGGTTCAGTCTCATTAGATGGTACGGGCAGCCGGTTTATCGTTCACAGTATCTAG
- a CDS encoding 50S ribosomal protein L25, translated as MEQMVIKAEIRDNKGKSVARKLRKEGRIPAILYGRDVEPIVLTVSAREWSVLGRHVKRNAILDMEILAQGESQHRPVMIKEVQKETVNDRVLHIDFLQVSMTRMIEVEIPIRLQGEAIGVTKEGIVEQHLRSIRVECLPTQIPEALDIDISSLDIGDSVHVSQVSLPGVKLLEGADVAIVTIAHGGTTEAPVETTETEEKEE; from the coding sequence ATGGAACAGATGGTCATTAAGGCGGAAATTAGAGACAATAAAGGGAAATCGGTTGCGAGGAAGTTGAGAAAAGAAGGCAGGATCCCCGCCATTCTTTACGGCAGGGATGTGGAGCCTATCGTCCTCACGGTCTCCGCTCGTGAATGGAGCGTCCTCGGCCGCCATGTTAAGAGAAATGCAATTCTCGATATGGAGATATTGGCTCAGGGGGAATCGCAGCACAGGCCGGTAATGATTAAAGAAGTACAGAAGGAGACGGTGAATGACAGGGTCCTTCATATCGACTTTCTCCAGGTATCGATGACGAGAATGATAGAAGTGGAAATACCGATACGCCTGCAAGGTGAAGCTATCGGCGTGACCAAAGAAGGGATAGTCGAGCAGCACCTTCGGTCTATCAGGGTCGAATGCCTCCCGACACAGATCCCGGAAGCATTGGACATCGATATCTCTTCACTCGACATCGGCGATTCGGTGCATGTAAGCCAGGTATCGCTGCCGGGCGTAAAGCTCCTTGAGGGCGCGGATGTAGCGATCGTCACGATTGCCCATGGCGGCACCACGGAAGCACCGGTAGAGACGACCGAGACGGAAGAGAAAGAGGAGTAG
- the spoVG gene encoding septation regulator SpoVG, with the protein MDITAVKIFPVNEKKVKAYASIVLDDCFIVRDLKVIHGENKLFVAMPSKKMKDGSYRDTVHPLNSSMRQQIESTVLQAYQSQIDSLEIG; encoded by the coding sequence ATGGACATTACGGCAGTGAAGATATTTCCCGTTAACGAGAAGAAGGTGAAGGCATACGCTTCTATTGTTCTGGATGACTGTTTTATCGTGAGAGACCTCAAAGTGATACACGGAGAGAATAAACTCTTTGTGGCCATGCCGAGCAAGAAAATGAAGGACGGCTCCTATCGGGACACCGTTCACCCTCTCAACAGTTCTATGAGGCAACAGATAGAATCGACCGTGCTGCAGGCGTACCAAAGCCAGATAGATAGCCTGGAAATTGGTTAA
- a CDS encoding pyridoxamine 5'-phosphate oxidase family protein: MTKEEILKFCNDHPASFFATLEGDQPRVRGMALVRADEKGLLYQTADAKDVWKQLVRNPKVEVSFNDLEAGIQVRITGTIEVFEDQALKEEILTMRPFLKPFVDTQGWGPIKVFRITKGTAYVWTRKKNFAPKEFIEI; encoded by the coding sequence ATGACGAAAGAAGAGATTCTTAAATTCTGTAACGACCATCCCGCCTCGTTTTTTGCTACCCTTGAGGGGGACCAACCCCGGGTGAGGGGAATGGCCCTGGTGCGGGCGGACGAGAAAGGCCTGCTCTATCAGACCGCCGACGCAAAGGATGTATGGAAGCAACTGGTCAGGAATCCGAAGGTGGAGGTCAGTTTCAACGACCTTGAAGCCGGGATCCAGGTAAGGATTACGGGAACAATCGAGGTGTTCGAAGATCAGGCCCTGAAAGAGGAGATCTTAACCATGAGACCCTTCTTAAAGCCTTTTGTCGATACACAGGGTTGGGGCCCGATCAAAGTATTCAGGATCACGAAAGGCACAGCTTACGTGTGGACCAGGAAAAAAAACTTCGCCCCGAAAGAATTTATCGAAATATAA
- a CDS encoding Rne/Rng family ribonuclease, protein MASELIINVTFSETRIAFLENGVLVEFFIEKKNDNSMVGSIYKGRVARIVPGMDAAFVDIGLEKSAFLYVGDIIIDRMMYEEFEDAGFHIEMPERIEGVLEEGQELTVQVSREPIGQKGTRVTSKITLPGRLLVLMPSTEHVGVSRRIEQEDERKRLATILKEICPKGFGVIARTASEGKAKEELESDLDFLKRVWESTQEKARHVRAPSILHQDLGIIFRVIRDLHSHNLKRIVVDDPYIYEKIEEFLKELLPGQACEISYFNEKDPIFEVYRIEMEIAKLLQKKIWLKSGGYIVLDYTEALTVIDVNTGRYLGKKDLEDTILRTNLEAVKEIAYQIRLRNIGGIIIVDFIDMERKESRETVFQTLMEALKKDRIKTFAYPISEIGLVQLTRKRTRHNIVTLLSEVCPNCDGSGYGKSRYTVCYEVLRELRSACRKEEGKTYNVYLSPEVVSLLYEEEKSSIESLETTYRTKINVIANPEFGIDRYHVEGVYGQG, encoded by the coding sequence ATGGCATCGGAACTGATAATTAATGTAACTTTCAGCGAAACGAGGATAGCCTTTCTTGAGAACGGGGTGCTCGTTGAATTCTTTATAGAGAAGAAGAACGACAACAGTATGGTGGGGAGTATCTACAAAGGCAGGGTTGCCCGCATCGTTCCCGGCATGGATGCTGCGTTCGTGGATATAGGTCTGGAGAAGTCGGCTTTTCTCTATGTGGGCGATATTATCATCGACCGGATGATGTATGAGGAATTCGAGGACGCGGGATTTCATATTGAAATGCCGGAACGCATCGAAGGAGTGCTGGAAGAGGGACAGGAGCTTACCGTCCAGGTATCGAGAGAGCCTATCGGCCAGAAGGGGACCCGGGTGACGTCGAAGATCACGCTGCCCGGACGGCTCCTCGTCCTTATGCCGTCCACCGAGCACGTCGGCGTATCGAGAAGGATCGAGCAGGAAGACGAGAGAAAGAGGCTCGCCACGATTCTCAAGGAGATATGCCCCAAAGGGTTTGGAGTTATCGCAAGGACCGCATCTGAGGGGAAAGCAAAGGAGGAGCTGGAGAGCGATCTCGATTTTCTGAAAAGGGTCTGGGAGAGCACACAGGAGAAGGCCAGGCACGTGCGTGCGCCTTCTATACTCCATCAGGATCTGGGAATCATATTCCGTGTGATCCGGGACCTTCACTCCCACAACCTGAAGCGCATCGTGGTGGACGATCCGTATATTTACGAGAAGATCGAAGAGTTCCTGAAGGAGCTTTTGCCGGGGCAAGCCTGTGAAATCAGCTATTTTAACGAGAAAGACCCTATTTTTGAAGTTTATCGCATTGAAATGGAGATTGCGAAACTCCTGCAGAAAAAGATATGGCTCAAGTCGGGAGGCTATATCGTCCTCGACTACACGGAAGCCCTCACTGTTATCGATGTGAACACGGGTAGGTATTTGGGGAAGAAGGACCTGGAGGACACGATTCTCAGGACGAACCTCGAAGCGGTGAAGGAAATTGCCTACCAGATCAGGTTGAGGAATATAGGCGGGATTATCATCGTCGATTTTATCGATATGGAGCGGAAGGAATCGAGGGAGACGGTCTTTCAGACCCTGATGGAAGCGCTCAAGAAAGACAGGATCAAGACCTTCGCCTATCCCATAAGTGAGATCGGCCTTGTCCAGCTCACGAGGAAACGGACGCGCCATAATATTGTCACCCTTCTTTCCGAGGTGTGCCCGAATTGCGACGGCTCGGGTTACGGCAAATCACGCTATACGGTCTGCTACGAGGTGCTGAGGGAGCTCAGGAGCGCATGCAGGAAGGAAGAGGGGAAGACTTACAACGTGTACCTTTCGCCCGAAGTGGTGAGCCTCCTCTATGAAGAAGAGAAGAGCTCCATCGAGAGCCTCGAGACGACCTACAGGACCAAAATTAATGTCATCGCCAATCCGGAATTCGGTATCGACAGGTATCATGTGGAGGGTGTCTATGGGCAGGGATAA
- the pth gene encoding aminoacyl-tRNA hydrolase — MFLLCGLGNKGSGYAHTRHNIGYLVVERFSEKYKVSLNQRMCGCRVGTLDDLIIAKPQTYMNLSGGPVGQLMKKTGVAREDLLLVQDDLDMEFGKLKIKWNGRDAGHKGVRSVIESLQSPLFYRMKIGIGRDPGMAPEDYVLSRFRNEELEDLADALDRAAEAAHVFFLEGREKAMSIYNKWNSDL, encoded by the coding sequence TTGTTTCTCCTCTGTGGTTTAGGAAATAAAGGTAGCGGGTATGCGCATACAAGGCACAATATCGGCTACCTCGTGGTTGAAAGGTTTTCCGAAAAATACAAGGTGAGCCTCAACCAAAGAATGTGCGGATGCAGGGTGGGAACCCTGGATGACCTTATTATCGCAAAACCGCAAACCTATATGAACCTCTCAGGTGGACCCGTGGGGCAGCTCATGAAAAAAACGGGGGTTGCCCGGGAGGATCTCCTCCTCGTTCAGGACGATCTCGATATGGAGTTCGGAAAGCTAAAAATTAAATGGAACGGGAGAGACGCGGGTCACAAAGGCGTGAGGTCGGTTATCGAAAGCCTCCAGTCGCCCCTTTTTTACAGGATGAAGATCGGGATCGGAAGAGATCCCGGAATGGCCCCTGAAGATTACGTTCTTTCCCGGTTCCGGAATGAGGAGCTTGAGGATCTGGCCGACGCCCTGGACAGGGCCGCTGAGGCGGCGCATGTTTTTTTCCTGGAAGGCAGGGAAAAGGCAATGAGCATCTACAATAAATGGAATTCCGACCTGTGA
- a CDS encoding ribose-phosphate pyrophosphokinase: protein MDKLRIFTGNANAALAEKICSFLGMAPGKAKVSKFSDGEIQVEIEESVRGTDTFVVQPTCPPVSHNLMELLIMVDALKRASADRITVVIPYYGYARQDRKVVPRTSISARLVADLITTAGASRLLAMDLHAGQIQGFFGVPVDHLLALPVLFEYLRRIEGEIVVVSPDAGGVERAREMGKRLNATLAIIDKRREKANVSKVMHIIGDVRGKTAIILDDMMDTGGTIVQAAEAIMENGATSVYACCTHPVLSGNAAERIKASPLKELVVTNTIPLAGAAKEVEKIKVLDVSPILGEAIRRIHNDESVSSLFI, encoded by the coding sequence GTGGACAAGCTGAGAATATTCACGGGAAATGCGAATGCAGCGCTTGCGGAGAAGATCTGCAGCTTCCTCGGGATGGCTCCGGGGAAGGCGAAGGTCAGTAAGTTCAGTGACGGAGAGATACAGGTGGAGATAGAAGAGAGCGTCAGGGGGACCGATACGTTCGTGGTTCAGCCCACCTGTCCGCCGGTGAGCCACAACCTGATGGAACTGCTCATTATGGTCGACGCCCTTAAAAGAGCTTCAGCGGATCGTATCACCGTGGTGATACCCTATTACGGATACGCGCGCCAGGACAGGAAGGTAGTCCCGAGGACCTCGATATCGGCGCGTCTCGTGGCGGACCTCATTACCACTGCGGGGGCTTCGAGACTTCTTGCCATGGACCTCCACGCGGGTCAGATCCAGGGATTTTTCGGGGTACCTGTGGATCACCTCCTTGCGTTGCCTGTGCTCTTCGAATACTTAAGAAGGATCGAGGGGGAGATTGTCGTTGTCTCGCCCGACGCCGGCGGCGTCGAGAGGGCACGCGAGATGGGCAAGCGGCTGAATGCGACCCTTGCCATCATAGATAAGAGGCGCGAAAAGGCGAATGTATCGAAGGTTATGCATATTATTGGCGACGTCCGGGGCAAAACGGCGATAATTCTCGATGATATGATGGATACGGGCGGTACGATCGTGCAGGCTGCCGAAGCGATTATGGAAAACGGCGCCACCTCGGTCTATGCGTGCTGCACGCATCCAGTTCTGTCGGGCAATGCAGCGGAACGGATAAAGGCCTCTCCATTGAAGGAATTGGTGGTTACCAATACTATTCCACTGGCGGGCGCCGCAAAAGAGGTGGAAAAGATCAAGGTACTCGACGTATCGCCTATACTGGGCGAGGCGATCAGAAGAATACATAATGACGAATCAGTCAGTTCGTTGTTTATTTGA